From the Solanum stenotomum isolate F172 chromosome 4, ASM1918654v1, whole genome shotgun sequence genome, one window contains:
- the LOC125862955 gene encoding nucleosome assembly protein 1;2 isoform X1 gives MSNPKDNFNVADLSTALNAGDRADLVNVLKNKLQDLTGKHTNLLENLSPNVRKRVEVLREIQSQHDDLEAKFFEERAALEAKYQKLYQPLYTKRFDIVNGVVEVDGAVTEAAAVDQEEDKDAEGKGVPDFWLTAMKNNEVLAEEITERDEGALKFLKDIKWTRIDNPKGFKLEFFFDANPYFKNTVLTKTYNMIDEDEPILEKAIGTEIEWYPGKCLTQKILKKKPKKGSKNAKPIMKTEQCESFFNFFSPPQVPEDDVDIDEDGAEELQGLMEQDYDIGSTIRDKIIPHAVSWFTGEAAEDDFADLEDEEDEDDEDDEDDDEVDDEEDDEDDEEDDEDEDDSSTKKKSSSAARKRIGRAHAAVGPAGERPPECKQQ, from the exons ATGAGCAACCCTAAAGATAACTTCAATGTTGCCGATCTCAGCACTG CTCTGAATGCTGGGGATAGAGCAGACCTTGTTAATGTTCTCAAA AACAAACTTCAAGACCTTACTGGGAAGCACACAAACTTGCTTGAAAATCTCTCACCCAATGTCAGAAAGCGTGTTGAAGTTCTGAGAGAGATTCAG tctcagcatgatGATTTGGAGGCAAAATTTTTTGAAGAGAGAGCTGCACTTGAAGCCAAATACCAAAAGTTGTATCAGCCTCTATATACTAAG AGATTTGATATTGTGAACGGAGTTGTTGAAGTTGATGGCGCAGTGACAGAGGCAGCAGCAGTGGACCAGGAAGAGGATAAAGATGCAGAGG GGAAAGGAGTCCCAGATTTCTGGTTGACTGCAATGAAGAATAATGAAGTGCTAGCTGAGGAG ATTACAGAGCGAGATGAAGGCGCACTCAAATTTCTCAAGGATATAAAGTGGACAAGGATTGATAATCCTAAGGGATTTAAGCTTGAATTTTTCTTTGATGCCAATCCGTACTTCAAGAATACTGTGCTGACTAAAACATATAACATGATTGATGAAGATGAACCAATTCTAGAGAAGGCCATAGG GACCGAGATAGAATGGTATCCAGGAAAATGTTTGACACAAAAGATTCTAAAGAAGAAGCCAAAGAAGGGCTCAAAGAATGCCAAGCCTATTATGAAAACAGAACAATGCGAAAGtttcttcaacttctttagTCCACCTCAAGTTCCAGAGGACGATGTGGATATCGATGAAGATGGT GCTGAAGAACTTCAAGGTTTGATGGAACAAGACTATGATATTGG ATCAACTATCCGAGATAAGATTATTCCTCATGCGGTTTCTTGGTTCACTGGGGAAGCTGCTGAAGATGATTTTGCTGACTTGGAAGATGAGGAAGATGAGGatgatgaggatgatgaagatgatgacGAAGTGGATGATGAAGAGGACGATGAGGATGATGAGGAAGATGATGAGGATGAAGATGATAGCAGTACCAAGAAAAAG TCATCATCTGCTGCTCGCAAG AGGATTGGTAGGGCACATGCAGCAGTTGGTCCGGCTGGTGAGAGGCCACCGGAGTGCAAGCAACAGTAG
- the LOC125862955 gene encoding nucleosome assembly protein 1;1 isoform X3 produces MSNPKDNFNVADLSTALNAGDRADLVNVLKNKLQDLTGKHTNLLENLSPNVRKRVEVLREIQSQHDDLEAKFFEERAALEAKYQKLYQPLYTKRFDIVNGVVEVDGAVTEAAAVDQEEDKDAEGKGVPDFWLTAMKNNEVLAEEITERDEGALKFLKDIKWTRIDNPKGFKLEFFFDANPYFKNTVLTKTYNMIDEDEPILEKAIGTEIEWYPGKCLTQKILKKKPKKGSKNAKPIMKTEQCESFFNFFSPPQVPEDDVDIDEDGAEELQGLMEQDYDIGSTIRDKIIPHAVSWFTGEAAEDDFADLEDEEDEDDEDDEEDDEDEDDSSTKKKSSSAARKRIGRAHAAVGPAGERPPECKQQ; encoded by the exons ATGAGCAACCCTAAAGATAACTTCAATGTTGCCGATCTCAGCACTG CTCTGAATGCTGGGGATAGAGCAGACCTTGTTAATGTTCTCAAA AACAAACTTCAAGACCTTACTGGGAAGCACACAAACTTGCTTGAAAATCTCTCACCCAATGTCAGAAAGCGTGTTGAAGTTCTGAGAGAGATTCAG tctcagcatgatGATTTGGAGGCAAAATTTTTTGAAGAGAGAGCTGCACTTGAAGCCAAATACCAAAAGTTGTATCAGCCTCTATATACTAAG AGATTTGATATTGTGAACGGAGTTGTTGAAGTTGATGGCGCAGTGACAGAGGCAGCAGCAGTGGACCAGGAAGAGGATAAAGATGCAGAGG GGAAAGGAGTCCCAGATTTCTGGTTGACTGCAATGAAGAATAATGAAGTGCTAGCTGAGGAG ATTACAGAGCGAGATGAAGGCGCACTCAAATTTCTCAAGGATATAAAGTGGACAAGGATTGATAATCCTAAGGGATTTAAGCTTGAATTTTTCTTTGATGCCAATCCGTACTTCAAGAATACTGTGCTGACTAAAACATATAACATGATTGATGAAGATGAACCAATTCTAGAGAAGGCCATAGG GACCGAGATAGAATGGTATCCAGGAAAATGTTTGACACAAAAGATTCTAAAGAAGAAGCCAAAGAAGGGCTCAAAGAATGCCAAGCCTATTATGAAAACAGAACAATGCGAAAGtttcttcaacttctttagTCCACCTCAAGTTCCAGAGGACGATGTGGATATCGATGAAGATGGT GCTGAAGAACTTCAAGGTTTGATGGAACAAGACTATGATATTGG ATCAACTATCCGAGATAAGATTATTCCTCATGCGGTTTCTTGGTTCACTGGGGAAGCTGCTGAAGATGATTTTGCTGACTTGGAAGATGAGGAAGATGAGGatgatgaggatgatga GGAAGATGATGAGGATGAAGATGATAGCAGTACCAAGAAAAAG TCATCATCTGCTGCTCGCAAG AGGATTGGTAGGGCACATGCAGCAGTTGGTCCGGCTGGTGAGAGGCCACCGGAGTGCAAGCAACAGTAG
- the LOC125862955 gene encoding nucleosome assembly protein 1;2 isoform X2 encodes MSNPKDNFNVADLSTALNAGDRADLVNVLKNKLQDLTGKHTNLLENLSPNVRKRVEVLREIQSQHDDLEAKFFEERAALEAKYQKLYQPLYTKRFDIVNGVVEVDGAVTEAAAVDQEEDKDAEGKGVPDFWLTAMKNNEVLAEEITERDEGALKFLKDIKWTRIDNPKGFKLEFFFDANPYFKNTVLTKTYNMIDEDEPILEKAIGTEIEWYPGKCLTQKILKKKPKKGSKNAKPIMKTEQCESFFNFFSPPQVPEDDVDIDEDGAEELQGLMEQDYDIGSTIRDKIIPHAVSWFTGEAAEDDFADLEDEEDEDDEDDEDDDEVDDEEDDEDDEEDDEDEDDSSTKKKRIGRAHAAVGPAGERPPECKQQ; translated from the exons ATGAGCAACCCTAAAGATAACTTCAATGTTGCCGATCTCAGCACTG CTCTGAATGCTGGGGATAGAGCAGACCTTGTTAATGTTCTCAAA AACAAACTTCAAGACCTTACTGGGAAGCACACAAACTTGCTTGAAAATCTCTCACCCAATGTCAGAAAGCGTGTTGAAGTTCTGAGAGAGATTCAG tctcagcatgatGATTTGGAGGCAAAATTTTTTGAAGAGAGAGCTGCACTTGAAGCCAAATACCAAAAGTTGTATCAGCCTCTATATACTAAG AGATTTGATATTGTGAACGGAGTTGTTGAAGTTGATGGCGCAGTGACAGAGGCAGCAGCAGTGGACCAGGAAGAGGATAAAGATGCAGAGG GGAAAGGAGTCCCAGATTTCTGGTTGACTGCAATGAAGAATAATGAAGTGCTAGCTGAGGAG ATTACAGAGCGAGATGAAGGCGCACTCAAATTTCTCAAGGATATAAAGTGGACAAGGATTGATAATCCTAAGGGATTTAAGCTTGAATTTTTCTTTGATGCCAATCCGTACTTCAAGAATACTGTGCTGACTAAAACATATAACATGATTGATGAAGATGAACCAATTCTAGAGAAGGCCATAGG GACCGAGATAGAATGGTATCCAGGAAAATGTTTGACACAAAAGATTCTAAAGAAGAAGCCAAAGAAGGGCTCAAAGAATGCCAAGCCTATTATGAAAACAGAACAATGCGAAAGtttcttcaacttctttagTCCACCTCAAGTTCCAGAGGACGATGTGGATATCGATGAAGATGGT GCTGAAGAACTTCAAGGTTTGATGGAACAAGACTATGATATTGG ATCAACTATCCGAGATAAGATTATTCCTCATGCGGTTTCTTGGTTCACTGGGGAAGCTGCTGAAGATGATTTTGCTGACTTGGAAGATGAGGAAGATGAGGatgatgaggatgatgaagatgatgacGAAGTGGATGATGAAGAGGACGATGAGGATGATGAGGAAGATGATGAGGATGAAGATGATAGCAGTACCAAGAAAAAG AGGATTGGTAGGGCACATGCAGCAGTTGGTCCGGCTGGTGAGAGGCCACCGGAGTGCAAGCAACAGTAG
- the LOC125862958 gene encoding putative transcription factor bHLH041, producing the protein MSIDQNLHSSSSSSSSEYSSLFHNVAKTCYVTQENQTLTQFPKIEGEDDVIKQAYLAVISSSSPSSSSRGQIQENLTRDHRLVTRNTTAFTRFRSNNYASIGATSSCRQNMLKRSITFFKNLYTMNRQEGIQVNRTMSTQVHHMISERRRREKLNENFQHLRSLLPPEIKKDKASVLASTTEYLSSLKDQVEKLRKRNEILEATLLSKKEVSQFQQNGSGRVDVYITNIEERIVDLQVIAKGKCNTLNLVICLMEFLKMASYVNLMAIDANTTMVQSCPLTQITLRLRIEGDEWDESTFLEATKKVVGDMK; encoded by the exons ATGTCAATTGATCAAAATTTGcactcatcttcttcatcatcatcaagtGAATATTCATCACTTTTTCACAATGTTGCAAAAACATGTTATGTTACACAAGAAAATCAAACATTAACACAATTCCCAAAAATAGAAGGCGAGGACGATGTGATAAAACAAGCATATCTTGCTGTCATATCATCGTCCTCGCCTTCTTCATCATCTCGTGGACAAATTCAAGAGAATTTGACACGAGATCATCGATTAGTAACACGAAATACAACTGCATTTACAAGGTTTAGGTCAAACAATTATGCATCAATAGGTGCAACAAGTTCATGTAGACAAAACATGTTGAAAAGGTccattacatttttcaagaactTGTATACGATGAATAGGCAAGAAGGTATTCAAGTGAATCGCACGATGAGTACACAAGTTCATCACATGATCTCAGAGAGAAGAAGGCGCGAAAAGCTTAACGAGAACTTTCAACATCTAAGATCTTTGCTCCCTCCTGAAATTAAG AAGGACAAAGCATCAGTTCTTGCTAGTACAACAGAGTACTTAAGTTCATTGAAAGATCAAGTGGAGAAACTACGTAAAAGGAACGAAATTTTAGAAGCAACACTTTTGAGTAAGAAAGAAGTTTCTCAATTTCAACAAAATGGAAGTGGAAGAGTAGATGTTTACATAACAAATATAGAAGAAAGAATTGTGGATTTGCAAGTTATAGCCAAGGGAAAATGCAACACATTGAATTTGGTTATTTGTTTAATGGAATTCTTGAAAATGGCTAGTTATGTAAACTTAATGGCTATTGATGCAAACACAACAATGGTTCAATCATGTCCACTTACTCAAATAACCTTAAGACTGAGAATCGAG GGAGATGAATGGGATGAGTCTACTTTCCTGGAAGCAACAAAAAAGGTTGTTGGGGACATGAAATAA
- the LOC125862959 gene encoding uncharacterized protein LOC125862959, whose protein sequence is MSEEKLKSKSKPNSISSSDKDVKAPNVFERVKEEFEAVLHGGRHSHHHHKETHGLRKDIDENTPITDVKAPNVFERAKEEIEALVQAIHPKKEDNSHSSPSDGNNRTNGITAELKHNPDFLSENKAKVPTNQNEKVEESTGTQKSPHRHHKETHGRSDDIDDKTPLSDVKGPNIFERAKEEIEALFHSIHPKK, encoded by the exons ATAAAGATGTAAAAGCACCTAATGTGTTTGAGAGAGTTAAAGAAGAGTTTGAGGCAGTGTTGCATGGTGGAAGACACTCACATCACCATCACAAGGAAACTCACGGGTTGCGTAAGGATATTGATGAGAACACACCAATTACTGATGTGAAAGCACCCAATGTGTTTGAGAGAGCCAAGGAGGAAATCGAGGCTCTTGTTCAGGCAATTCATCCgaaaaaagaagataatagTCATTCTTCACCTTCAGATGGCAACAACAG GACTAATGGTATAACGGCTGAGTTGAAACATAATCCAGATTTTCTTTCAG AGAACAAAGCAAAGGTGCCTACTAATCAGAACGAGAAGGTTGAGGAATCAACAGGAACACAAAAATCTCCTCATCGTCATCACAAAGAAACTCACGGAAGGAGTGATGACATTGATGATAAAACACCATTAAGTGACGTTAAAGGTCCAAATATATTCGAACGAGCCAAGGAAGAAATCGAGGCACTATTTCACTCAATTCATCCAAAGAAATGA
- the LOC125862955 gene encoding nucleosome assembly protein 1;2 isoform X4, whose protein sequence is MSNPKDNFNVADLSTALNAGDRADLVNVLKNKLQDLTGKHTNLLENLSPNVRKRVEVLREIQSQHDDLEAKFFEERAALEAKYQKLYQPLYTKRFDIVNGVVEVDGAVTEAAAVDQEEDKDAEGKGVPDFWLTAMKNNEVLAEEITERDEGALKFLKDIKWTRIDNPKGFKLEFFFDANPYFKNTVLTKTYNMIDEDEPILEKAIGTEIEWYPGKCLTQKILKKKPKKGSKNAKPIMKTEQCESFFNFFSPPQVPEDDVDIDEDGAEELQGLMEQDYDIGSTIRDKIIPHAVSWFTGEAAEDDFADLEDEEDEDDEDDEEDDEDEDDSSTKKKRIGRAHAAVGPAGERPPECKQQ, encoded by the exons ATGAGCAACCCTAAAGATAACTTCAATGTTGCCGATCTCAGCACTG CTCTGAATGCTGGGGATAGAGCAGACCTTGTTAATGTTCTCAAA AACAAACTTCAAGACCTTACTGGGAAGCACACAAACTTGCTTGAAAATCTCTCACCCAATGTCAGAAAGCGTGTTGAAGTTCTGAGAGAGATTCAG tctcagcatgatGATTTGGAGGCAAAATTTTTTGAAGAGAGAGCTGCACTTGAAGCCAAATACCAAAAGTTGTATCAGCCTCTATATACTAAG AGATTTGATATTGTGAACGGAGTTGTTGAAGTTGATGGCGCAGTGACAGAGGCAGCAGCAGTGGACCAGGAAGAGGATAAAGATGCAGAGG GGAAAGGAGTCCCAGATTTCTGGTTGACTGCAATGAAGAATAATGAAGTGCTAGCTGAGGAG ATTACAGAGCGAGATGAAGGCGCACTCAAATTTCTCAAGGATATAAAGTGGACAAGGATTGATAATCCTAAGGGATTTAAGCTTGAATTTTTCTTTGATGCCAATCCGTACTTCAAGAATACTGTGCTGACTAAAACATATAACATGATTGATGAAGATGAACCAATTCTAGAGAAGGCCATAGG GACCGAGATAGAATGGTATCCAGGAAAATGTTTGACACAAAAGATTCTAAAGAAGAAGCCAAAGAAGGGCTCAAAGAATGCCAAGCCTATTATGAAAACAGAACAATGCGAAAGtttcttcaacttctttagTCCACCTCAAGTTCCAGAGGACGATGTGGATATCGATGAAGATGGT GCTGAAGAACTTCAAGGTTTGATGGAACAAGACTATGATATTGG ATCAACTATCCGAGATAAGATTATTCCTCATGCGGTTTCTTGGTTCACTGGGGAAGCTGCTGAAGATGATTTTGCTGACTTGGAAGATGAGGAAGATGAGGatgatgaggatgatga GGAAGATGATGAGGATGAAGATGATAGCAGTACCAAGAAAAAG AGGATTGGTAGGGCACATGCAGCAGTTGGTCCGGCTGGTGAGAGGCCACCGGAGTGCAAGCAACAGTAG